Proteins encoded by one window of Synechococcus sp. WH 7805:
- the gap gene encoding type I glyceraldehyde-3-phosphate dehydrogenase: MTLRVAINGFGRIGRNVMRGWLSRGADTGLEIVGMNSTSDPKTSAHLLTYDSILGHIDRSVQIETTDETMIVNGKEIKFFADRNPLNCPWKDWGVDLVIESTGVFNTDEKASMHLEAGASKVILTAPGKGDGVGTFVVGVNDDQYRHEDWNILSNASCTTNCLAPIVKVLDQSFGLDWGLMTTIHSYTGDQRILDNSHRDLRRARAAALNMVPTTTGAAKAVALVYPEVKGKLTGFAMRVPTPNVSAVDLTFGPSRATNVEEVKAVIKAASENGMKGIIKYSDLPLVSTDYAGTNESTIFDADLTYAMGDKAVKILAWYDNEWGYSQRVVDLAEVVARNWK; this comes from the coding sequence ATGACCCTGCGCGTTGCGATCAATGGATTCGGCCGGATTGGTCGCAATGTGATGCGGGGTTGGCTCAGCCGCGGCGCTGACACTGGTCTCGAGATCGTTGGGATGAACTCCACATCCGATCCCAAAACCAGTGCCCACCTCCTCACCTACGACTCGATCCTTGGTCACATCGACCGCAGCGTTCAGATCGAGACGACTGACGAAACGATGATCGTCAATGGCAAGGAGATCAAATTCTTCGCCGATCGCAATCCCCTCAACTGCCCCTGGAAGGATTGGGGTGTGGACCTTGTGATCGAGTCCACCGGTGTCTTCAACACCGATGAGAAAGCGAGCATGCACCTTGAGGCCGGTGCCAGCAAGGTGATCCTGACGGCGCCTGGCAAAGGTGACGGTGTGGGCACCTTCGTGGTGGGCGTGAATGACGATCAGTACCGTCACGAAGACTGGAACATCCTCTCCAACGCCAGCTGCACCACCAACTGCCTGGCTCCGATCGTCAAGGTTCTCGATCAGAGCTTTGGTTTGGACTGGGGTCTGATGACCACCATCCACAGCTACACCGGTGACCAGCGCATCCTCGACAACAGCCACAGGGATCTGCGCCGTGCCCGTGCCGCTGCGCTCAATATGGTTCCCACCACCACCGGTGCTGCCAAGGCTGTGGCTCTGGTTTACCCCGAGGTGAAAGGCAAGCTCACCGGTTTCGCCATGCGTGTCCCCACGCCGAATGTGTCTGCTGTTGACCTCACCTTCGGACCCTCCCGCGCCACCAACGTTGAGGAAGTGAAGGCTGTGATCAAGGCCGCTTCCGAGAATGGAATGAAGGGCATCATCAAGTACAGCGACCTGCCCCTGGTCTCGACCGATTACGCCGGCACCAACGAATCCACCATCTTTGATGCCGACCTCACCTACGCCATGGGTGACAAAGCGGTGAAGATCCTTGCCTGGTATGACAACGAGTGGGGCTACAGCCAGCGCGTGGTGGATCTCGCCGAAGTGGTCGCCCGCAACTGGAAGTGA
- a CDS encoding YbaB/EbfC family nucleoid-associated protein, with protein MAGFGLPNFGQLTEAFRKAQQIQQDAQKLQEELDAMEIEGSSEDGRASIWLSGNQQPLRVKLDPSLLSEGQDTAEAAVLAALQSAYERSTATMKERMQDLTGGLDLNLPGMGG; from the coding sequence ATGGCCGGTTTCGGACTTCCCAATTTCGGACAGCTCACCGAAGCCTTCCGCAAGGCCCAGCAGATTCAGCAAGACGCCCAGAAACTGCAGGAAGAGCTGGATGCCATGGAAATCGAGGGCAGCAGTGAGGATGGTCGGGCCAGCATCTGGCTTTCCGGTAATCAACAACCCCTGCGCGTGAAGCTGGATCCGAGTTTGCTGAGCGAGGGGCAGGACACCGCCGAAGCCGCCGTTCTCGCTGCTCTCCAATCGGCCTACGAACGCTCCACCGCCACCATGAAGGAACGCATGCAAGACCTCACCGGTGGCCTCGATCTCAACCTCCCCGGGATGGGCGGCTGA
- the dnaJ gene encoding molecular chaperone DnaJ, giving the protein MADYYELLGVSRDADADTLKRAYRRLARQYHPDINKEPGAEDRFKEIGRAYEVLSDPQTRGRYDQFGEAGLGGAAGMPDMGDMGGFADLFETFFSGFGGAAGGGRQQRRRGPQQGDDLRYDLTIDFEQAVFGQEREIRVPHLETCTTCGGSGAKSGSGPTTCSTCGGVGQVRRATRTPFGSFTQVAECPTCNGSGQVIADPCNACGGQGVVQVRKKLRINIPAGVDTGTRLRVAGEGNAGLRGGPSGDLYVFLTVKNHPTLRRDGLTVLSEVKVSYLQAILGDTIEVETVDGPTSLEIPAGTQPNAVITLENKGIPKLGNPVARGNQRVAVTVKLPTRLNNEERGLLEELAGHHSARGEQHHHHKSGLFARLFGQR; this is encoded by the coding sequence ATGGCCGATTATTACGAGCTTCTCGGTGTCAGCAGGGATGCCGATGCTGACACTCTCAAGCGTGCCTACCGCCGTCTGGCTCGCCAATACCACCCGGATATCAACAAGGAGCCCGGAGCCGAAGACCGTTTCAAGGAGATCGGCCGCGCCTATGAGGTGCTCAGCGATCCTCAAACCCGGGGTCGTTACGACCAGTTCGGAGAGGCGGGGCTCGGTGGTGCCGCCGGCATGCCCGACATGGGCGACATGGGTGGTTTCGCAGACCTTTTCGAAACCTTCTTCAGCGGCTTCGGAGGTGCGGCAGGTGGAGGACGTCAGCAGCGTCGCCGCGGCCCCCAGCAGGGTGATGATCTCCGCTACGACCTCACGATCGATTTCGAGCAGGCGGTGTTCGGCCAGGAACGAGAGATTCGTGTTCCCCATCTCGAAACCTGCACCACCTGTGGTGGTAGTGGGGCCAAGAGCGGCAGTGGCCCAACCACCTGTTCCACCTGCGGAGGTGTCGGCCAGGTGCGCCGGGCCACCCGTACCCCCTTTGGAAGTTTCACTCAGGTGGCTGAATGCCCAACCTGCAACGGCAGCGGACAGGTGATCGCCGATCCCTGTAATGCCTGTGGAGGACAAGGTGTCGTGCAGGTACGCAAAAAACTGCGAATCAATATTCCTGCTGGAGTCGATACGGGAACGCGACTGCGCGTTGCCGGTGAGGGCAATGCTGGGCTCCGCGGTGGTCCCTCCGGGGATCTTTATGTGTTCCTCACCGTGAAGAACCATCCCACGCTCCGTCGCGACGGACTCACCGTGCTGTCGGAGGTGAAGGTGAGTTATCTGCAGGCGATCCTCGGCGACACCATCGAAGTGGAGACGGTGGATGGCCCCACCAGCCTGGAGATTCCCGCCGGTACCCAGCCCAATGCCGTGATCACCCTTGAGAACAAGGGCATTCCCAAGTTGGGCAACCCTGTGGCTCGGGGAAATCAGCGGGTCGCCGTTACGGTGAAACTACCCACCCGACTCAATAACGAGGAGCGTGGGCTGCTTGAGGAGCTTGCGGGTCATCACTCCGCGAGGGGGGAACAGCATCACCATCACAAGAGCGGACTGTTTGCGCGTCTCTTTGGTCAGCGCTGA
- the accB gene encoding acetyl-CoA carboxylase biotin carboxyl carrier protein: MHLDHDQLNQLLDKLAESDIQEFRLEGDDFRLEVCRNLPVPAASTQMVPVAAAPVPAMEIKTQSESSSAAPPAAAGTRSDLVDVTAPMVGTFYRAPAPGEPSFVEIGNRISAGQTICILEAMKLMNELEAELSGEVVEILVDNGTPVEFGQVLMRVKPG, encoded by the coding sequence ATGCATCTCGACCACGATCAGTTGAATCAGCTTCTCGACAAGCTGGCGGAGAGCGACATTCAGGAATTCCGGCTCGAGGGGGATGATTTCCGCCTAGAGGTTTGCCGGAATCTTCCTGTTCCGGCTGCGTCCACCCAGATGGTGCCTGTCGCAGCTGCTCCTGTGCCAGCGATGGAGATCAAGACTCAGAGCGAGTCATCGTCCGCAGCCCCTCCAGCAGCTGCAGGAACTCGCTCGGATCTCGTGGATGTCACTGCACCGATGGTGGGCACCTTCTATCGGGCTCCTGCACCTGGAGAACCTTCCTTTGTGGAGATCGGCAACCGCATCTCTGCTGGTCAGACGATCTGCATCCTCGAAGCCATGAAGCTGATGAACGAGCTGGAGGCTGAGCTGAGTGGTGAAGTGGTGGAAATCCTTGTGGATAACGGCACACCGGTGGAATTTGGTCAGGTGTTGATGCGCGTTAAGCCTGGCTAA
- the thiL gene encoding thiamine-phosphate kinase, producing the protein MTQTLADLGEAELLRRLARFAPPGQLDDDTAQLQQPSADLLINTDVLVESIHFSDATTASADVGWRAVAANLSDLAASGVDQILGITVGLVAPGHTPWSWVEGVYRGIDSLLEVSGGVLLGGDCSQGPVRMISITAIGTLGPLRLHRSQARPGDWIVVSGAHGLSRLGLALLLEDPSLLGVTLPSALKEQAIRQHQRPQPKLDALKLLVTCKPEELPWRAGGTDSSDGLLQAIDCLCRSSGCGAVLDKTKLPQACGWPDGPHWQRWCLSGGEDFELVVTLPPAWAKAWIDLQPSSRQVGVITDQAEAIVWSDDNAPVVSKGFAHYRAS; encoded by the coding sequence GTGACGCAGACACTGGCTGACTTGGGAGAAGCGGAGCTCCTGAGGCGCCTTGCGCGCTTCGCTCCGCCGGGTCAGCTGGATGACGACACCGCGCAACTGCAACAGCCATCAGCGGATCTGCTTATTAATACCGACGTACTGGTGGAGAGCATCCACTTCAGTGATGCCACCACCGCATCAGCCGATGTGGGCTGGCGTGCGGTGGCTGCCAACCTCTCCGACCTTGCCGCCAGCGGGGTGGATCAGATCCTGGGGATCACTGTGGGGCTTGTGGCGCCGGGACACACCCCCTGGAGCTGGGTGGAAGGGGTCTACCGCGGCATCGACTCCCTGCTTGAGGTGAGTGGGGGTGTGCTGCTGGGAGGCGACTGCTCCCAGGGACCCGTCAGGATGATTTCGATCACTGCGATCGGGACACTCGGGCCCTTGCGGCTGCATCGTTCCCAGGCAAGGCCTGGAGACTGGATCGTGGTGAGCGGAGCTCATGGACTGAGCCGACTGGGATTGGCCCTGCTTCTCGAAGATCCCTCGTTGCTGGGTGTCACCCTGCCAAGTGCACTCAAAGAACAGGCGATTCGACAGCATCAGCGTCCACAGCCGAAGCTTGATGCACTCAAGTTGCTTGTGACCTGCAAGCCAGAGGAGCTTCCCTGGAGAGCCGGTGGGACCGACAGCAGCGACGGTCTGCTTCAAGCCATCGACTGTCTCTGCCGAAGCAGTGGCTGCGGCGCTGTTTTGGACAAAACAAAGTTGCCTCAGGCATGCGGATGGCCGGATGGTCCGCACTGGCAACGCTGGTGCCTGAGCGGTGGTGAAGACTTCGAACTGGTGGTCACGCTGCCCCCAGCATGGGCCAAAGCCTGGATTGACCTGCAACCGTCCAGCCGGCAGGTGGGAGTCATCACGGATCAAGCCGAAGCGATCGTCTGGAGCGACGACAACGCACCCGTGGTCTCTAAGGGTTTCGCCCATTACAGAGCGTCCTGA
- a CDS encoding peptidylprolyl isomerase translates to MPKSFQHLGFSLAIRLAFQRLSTGLLGLLMVIGLVWAEPVWAGLPQGNAVKDPAAILRDSLPMDQEDLRELQHRLEGTSDDLRAKRWSALGRSISRSEALLNTRRNTILNAVPNAERQQAEQLLDTVKDDLVQLQERVDAADKSGFIQTRRQTLTTIGDLEYLLIDDRIPAIPAEFDDLPRLNGRATVVISTTQGDLTAVVDGYNAPLTAGAFIDLSLKGFYDGLPFTRAEDFYILQSGDPEGPAIGYVDPTSKQERHVPLEIRVPGEPDTFYNETFEDVGLYKATPVLPFSTLGTLGWAHSDQALDDGSSQFFLFLYEAELTPAGLNLVDGRNAAFGYVVDGFDVLEELSVDDQINRIEVVDGADRLQPHA, encoded by the coding sequence GTGCCAAAGTCCTTTCAGCACCTGGGGTTCTCCTTGGCGATTCGGTTGGCTTTTCAGCGTTTGAGCACTGGCTTGCTCGGCCTTCTGATGGTGATCGGCTTGGTCTGGGCCGAACCCGTCTGGGCCGGACTGCCCCAGGGAAATGCCGTGAAGGATCCCGCTGCGATCCTGCGGGATTCCCTGCCGATGGACCAAGAGGATCTGCGTGAACTGCAGCACCGACTGGAAGGCACCAGTGACGATTTGCGGGCCAAGCGCTGGAGTGCCCTCGGACGCAGCATCAGCCGCAGCGAAGCGTTGCTGAACACGCGTCGCAACACCATTCTCAACGCCGTGCCCAATGCCGAGCGTCAGCAGGCCGAACAGCTGCTCGACACGGTCAAAGACGACTTGGTGCAACTGCAGGAACGGGTGGATGCCGCCGATAAATCAGGATTCATCCAGACCCGCCGGCAGACGCTGACCACAATTGGCGATCTCGAATACCTGCTGATTGATGACCGGATCCCTGCCATTCCCGCGGAGTTCGATGACCTGCCCCGCCTCAATGGGCGGGCCACCGTGGTGATCAGCACCACACAGGGCGATCTCACAGCCGTGGTGGATGGATACAACGCACCCCTGACGGCCGGCGCCTTTATTGATCTGAGCCTCAAGGGCTTTTACGACGGCCTTCCCTTCACCAGGGCCGAGGACTTCTACATCCTGCAAAGCGGCGATCCTGAAGGTCCTGCAATCGGTTATGTGGATCCAACCAGCAAGCAGGAACGGCATGTGCCTCTGGAAATTCGTGTTCCAGGCGAGCCGGACACCTTCTACAACGAGACCTTTGAAGATGTGGGCCTGTACAAGGCCACGCCCGTTCTGCCCTTCTCCACCCTCGGCACCCTCGGCTGGGCCCATTCCGATCAGGCGCTCGATGATGGCTCATCCCAATTCTTCCTGTTTCTTTACGAAGCGGAGCTCACCCCTGCCGGTCTGAATCTGGTGGATGGACGCAATGCCGCGTTCGGATACGTGGTGGATGGCTTCGATGTTCTCGAGGAACTCAGCGTGGACGATCAGATCAACCGTATTGAAGTGGTGGATGGAGCCGATCGGCTGCAGCCCCACGCCTGA
- the murC gene encoding UDP-N-acetylmuramate--L-alanine ligase: MSALARILLSRGHRVSGSDRRLTPAMESLKRAGMVAFESQEATNFQTLNHLNRSSPIVVISSAIPEHNPELVAARHQQLEVWHRSDLLAALIDQQPSIAIAGSHGKTTTSTVVTTLLHGAGEDPTAVIGGIVPCYGSNGHAGQGRLLVAEADESDGSLVKFRASLGVITNLELDHTDHYRDLDDLIETLQRFGNGCQRLLANQDDPILNEHFQADAWWSIQRSDNVDFAGLPVALEGDRTIADLYEQGTFVGQITLPMPGLHNLSNTIGALAACRMEGVPLERLISHLSELKTPGRRFDYRGDWQGRQIVDDYAHHPSEVAATLDMANLMVSSGRSPLPRSPQRLVAVFQPHRYSRTQEFQHQFAEALLSAELVLLAPIFSAGEAEIPGVNSEALASVMQELSTQQSVLVASTMDELVTLVKEHSLPDDLVLAMGAGDVNSLWSRLSQSSTEGQASCPPALAA; this comes from the coding sequence ATGTCTGCCTTGGCGCGGATTCTGCTCAGCCGCGGTCATCGCGTCAGCGGCTCGGATCGGCGCCTGACGCCGGCGATGGAGAGTCTCAAAAGGGCAGGAATGGTGGCTTTTGAGTCACAGGAGGCCACCAACTTCCAGACCTTGAATCATCTGAACCGCTCATCACCAATCGTGGTGATCAGCAGCGCCATTCCCGAACACAATCCGGAATTGGTTGCCGCCAGACATCAACAGCTCGAGGTTTGGCATCGCTCGGATCTTCTTGCAGCCCTGATCGACCAGCAGCCCTCGATCGCCATCGCTGGCAGTCATGGCAAAACCACCACCAGCACGGTGGTGACCACACTTCTTCATGGCGCCGGCGAGGATCCAACGGCTGTAATCGGAGGCATCGTTCCCTGTTACGGAAGTAACGGCCATGCCGGCCAAGGACGCCTCCTCGTGGCTGAAGCCGACGAATCCGACGGCTCGCTCGTGAAATTCAGAGCCTCCTTGGGTGTGATCACCAATCTCGAACTGGATCACACCGACCATTACCGCGACCTTGACGACCTGATCGAAACCCTTCAGCGCTTCGGAAATGGTTGCCAACGCCTGCTGGCCAATCAGGACGATCCCATCCTCAACGAGCACTTCCAAGCCGATGCCTGGTGGTCGATCCAGCGCAGCGACAACGTGGATTTTGCAGGCTTGCCAGTGGCTCTGGAAGGCGATCGCACCATCGCCGACCTCTATGAACAGGGGACCTTCGTGGGGCAAATCACCCTGCCCATGCCCGGACTGCACAACCTGAGCAACACCATCGGAGCCCTCGCCGCCTGCCGCATGGAGGGTGTGCCCCTCGAACGCTTGATCAGCCATCTATCAGAGCTGAAAACCCCAGGACGCCGGTTCGATTACCGAGGCGACTGGCAGGGCCGGCAGATCGTTGACGACTACGCCCATCACCCGAGTGAAGTGGCAGCAACGCTGGACATGGCCAATCTGATGGTGTCCAGCGGTCGCAGCCCTCTGCCTCGATCACCCCAGCGGTTGGTGGCTGTGTTCCAACCCCATCGCTACAGCCGCACCCAAGAATTCCAACACCAATTCGCCGAGGCACTACTCTCCGCTGAACTAGTACTGCTGGCTCCGATCTTCTCCGCTGGTGAAGCTGAAATACCAGGGGTAAACAGTGAAGCGCTGGCCAGCGTCATGCAGGAACTGTCAACGCAGCAATCCGTTCTGGTGGCGTCAACGATGGATGAACTCGTCACCCTCGTGAAGGAGCACAGCCTCCCCGATGATCTGGTGCTGGCCATGGGCGCTGGTGATGTAAACAGCCTTTGGTCGCGGTTGTCGCAGTCTTCAACAGAGGGTCAGGCGTCATGTCCACCGGCACTGGCGGCCTGA
- the murB gene encoding UDP-N-acetylmuramate dehydrogenase, which yields MSTGTGGLTALQDCGVLQQEVPLAEFTTWRVGGPAQWLAEPISTEQIPELLQWAREEGLPVHIIGAGSNLLIADGGLPGLTLCLRRLQGSALNAETGRIRAAAGEPLPTLARRAAKAGLQGLEWAVGIPGTVGGAAVMNAGAQGGCTAEQLISVDVIRLSDPKPTLANLSREDLAFSYRHSALQTNPHLVVAAEFQLEPGHDSAELQRRTSGNLNHRTSTQPYKLPSCGSVFRNPEPEKAGRLIESLGLKGRAIGGAQVSELHANFIVNTGDATAEDIRALISLVQGVVMEAKGIALHPEVKRLGFETPD from the coding sequence ATGTCCACCGGCACTGGCGGCCTGACGGCTCTGCAGGATTGCGGTGTCCTGCAACAGGAGGTGCCGCTAGCGGAGTTCACCACCTGGCGCGTCGGAGGTCCGGCGCAATGGCTGGCTGAACCCATCAGCACCGAGCAGATCCCAGAGCTCCTGCAGTGGGCGAGGGAGGAAGGTCTGCCCGTTCATATCATCGGAGCCGGCTCGAATCTGCTCATCGCCGACGGCGGCTTGCCCGGACTCACCCTCTGCCTAAGACGGTTGCAGGGCAGTGCGTTGAATGCAGAAACGGGCCGCATCCGTGCCGCCGCTGGAGAGCCGCTGCCCACCCTGGCCAGGCGTGCTGCCAAAGCTGGCTTGCAAGGGTTGGAATGGGCTGTGGGGATCCCCGGCACTGTGGGGGGTGCCGCCGTGATGAATGCCGGGGCGCAGGGAGGCTGCACGGCTGAACAGCTGATCAGTGTGGATGTGATTCGGTTAAGCGACCCAAAACCCACCCTCGCGAACCTCAGTCGGGAAGACCTGGCGTTCAGCTACCGCCACAGTGCACTCCAAACCAACCCGCACCTGGTGGTGGCCGCCGAATTTCAGCTTGAACCCGGTCACGACTCGGCCGAACTGCAGCGCCGCACCAGCGGCAATCTCAACCATCGCACCTCCACGCAGCCCTACAAACTGCCCAGCTGCGGCAGCGTCTTCCGCAATCCCGAACCGGAAAAAGCCGGGCGGCTGATCGAATCCCTGGGGCTCAAAGGACGGGCCATCGGTGGTGCCCAAGTGTCTGAGCTGCACGCCAATTTCATCGTGAATACCGGTGATGCCACAGCGGAGGACATCCGCGCCCTCATCAGCCTGGTGCAAGGCGTAGTGATGGAGGCCAAAGGCATTGCGTTGCATCCAGAAGTGAAACGCCTGGGCTTCGAGACGCCCGATTAG
- a CDS encoding sulfurtransferase TusA family protein gives MEARQPDQVLDLCGTPCPLNFIRCRLALETLASGQCLQVDLDPGEPEEMVVPGLRRDGHAVTVERLGPDRVRLLVICSGE, from the coding sequence ATGGAAGCCCGCCAGCCTGATCAGGTGCTGGATCTATGCGGTACGCCCTGTCCGCTCAACTTCATCCGTTGCCGGCTTGCCCTGGAAACCCTTGCCTCAGGGCAGTGCTTGCAGGTGGATCTCGATCCTGGAGAGCCTGAAGAGATGGTGGTGCCAGGATTGCGCCGGGATGGCCATGCGGTCACGGTGGAACGCCTGGGGCCTGATCGGGTCCGCCTTTTGGTGATCTGCAGCGGTGAGTGA
- the rsgA gene encoding ribosome small subunit-dependent GTPase A, with protein MVVALQANYLEVELDVPSPGMPARLLCTRRTRLHHRGAAVHVGDRVTVEAIDPLQARAVVSDVEPRSSFLVRPPVANASCVLVALAVEQPAFDADQASRFLLTAEQTGLRVQLVLTKSDLLAPEHQLALKQRLHGWGYSPVLVSVQTGAGLNTLRAVLASQAITVLCGPSGVGKSSLLNALLPGLALRVGAVSGRLQRGRHTTRHVELHPFAPGARVADTPGFNRPDLPGDARNLEVLFPELRDQLTIHPCRFRDCLHRDEPGCGVSRDWERYTFYRGAVEELLGISRPSRGG; from the coding sequence ATGGTGGTGGCGCTGCAGGCCAATTACCTGGAGGTGGAACTGGATGTCCCATCCCCCGGAATGCCGGCCCGTCTTCTCTGCACTCGCCGGACAAGGCTTCACCATCGCGGCGCTGCTGTGCATGTGGGGGATCGGGTCACGGTGGAGGCGATCGATCCCCTTCAGGCCCGAGCTGTCGTGTCTGATGTGGAACCACGCAGCAGTTTCCTGGTGCGGCCTCCTGTCGCCAATGCCTCCTGCGTTCTCGTTGCTCTGGCTGTGGAGCAGCCTGCCTTCGATGCCGATCAGGCCAGTCGCTTTCTGCTCACCGCGGAACAGACTGGTCTGCGGGTGCAGCTGGTGCTCACCAAGAGCGACCTCCTTGCGCCTGAGCATCAGCTGGCCTTGAAGCAGCGTCTGCATGGCTGGGGCTATTCGCCCGTGTTGGTGTCTGTGCAGACAGGCGCCGGTTTGAACACGTTGCGCGCCGTGCTCGCGTCCCAGGCCATCACCGTGCTTTGCGGTCCTTCAGGGGTGGGCAAAAGTTCGTTGCTCAATGCGTTGCTTCCAGGCCTTGCACTCAGGGTTGGCGCCGTGTCGGGAAGGCTGCAGAGGGGCCGGCATACGACGCGGCACGTGGAGTTGCATCCCTTCGCACCAGGTGCCCGTGTGGCTGACACGCCCGGTTTCAACCGACCGGACTTGCCTGGGGATGCCCGCAATCTTGAAGTGCTGTTCCCGGAACTTCGGGACCAGCTCACCATCCACCCCTGTCGCTTCCGCGATTGTCTCCATCGCGATGAACCCGGCTGCGGGGTGAGTCGCGACTGGGAGCGCTATACCTTCTATCGCGGAGCGGTGGAGGAATTACTAGGGATCAGCCGCCCATCCCGGGGAGGTTGA
- the efp gene encoding elongation factor P has translation MISSNDFRTGTTIELDGAVWRVVEFLHVKPGKGSAFVRTKLKAVQSGNVVEKTFRAGEMLPQAILEKATLQHTYMEGEDYVFMDMGTYEETRLSAKQIGESRKYLKEGMEVNVVSWNDKPLEVELPNSVVLEIKETDPGVKGDTATGGTKPAILETGAQVMVPLFLSIGEKIKVDTRNDTYLGRENS, from the coding sequence ATGATTTCCAGCAACGACTTTCGCACTGGCACCACCATCGAGCTGGACGGTGCCGTCTGGCGTGTGGTCGAGTTCCTGCACGTCAAGCCCGGCAAGGGTTCCGCCTTTGTCCGCACCAAGCTCAAGGCGGTGCAGAGCGGCAACGTGGTGGAGAAAACCTTCCGCGCTGGCGAGATGCTGCCTCAGGCCATTCTTGAGAAAGCCACGCTTCAGCACACCTATATGGAAGGTGAGGACTATGTCTTCATGGATATGGGCACCTACGAAGAAACCCGCCTGTCTGCGAAGCAGATCGGAGAGAGCCGCAAATATCTCAAGGAAGGGATGGAGGTGAATGTCGTCTCCTGGAATGACAAGCCCCTGGAAGTTGAGCTGCCCAATTCGGTTGTGCTCGAGATCAAGGAGACGGATCCTGGTGTGAAAGGCGACACCGCGACTGGTGGCACCAAGCCGGCCATTCTCGAGACCGGTGCCCAAGTGATGGTGCCTCTCTTTCTCTCTATTGGTGAGAAGATCAAGGTCGACACCCGCAACGACACCTACCTGGGTCGGGAGAACAGCTGA